In Fibrobacter sp., a single genomic region encodes these proteins:
- a CDS encoding ABC transporter substrate-binding protein codes for MSLSMTFSRFFFKGLLALTSLTLFACNEESKEVAEKDNSDYPRMETLYIGGFDWAPPSNFNPLNYDPNFPIDGNCRLSYEALLAFNQLSGELEPMLADSYTVSDSSISVHLDTRAKWNNGQPVTVDDVIYTFQIDSILPTPRHGNWEYLSKVTADNNNNVTFHYGKIKNPLIILNALAETSILPKSIFEPLIQSAKSGKTYDMAKITEFKNDSALVISGPYELKSYSPEQIVLERNDNYWGNVKYNGKKPAPKFIIHSLYNGNNHFNSAMTKGNLDISSVFLPRIWDKARDSIRAWSRNEPYHQPGSITTLIIAHHAEPFNDVAIRRAMMHAINFEKIKSRAVSNYTPAVQPGFILPFGIESKYFNKEDAEKYGYSYDIEKAKSILSDAGYSWDSEGKLLNKKGEPVRSFTIECPQGWTDWEDAIKVVVESFNEIGLSAEEKFVDYGAWDKDLRLGSFDLAMKTQTAELSAASPWNRFEQFMGKFSYKPVGEEAFANQGRYKNDDAYKLISDIPAMTEEKDLVAAYRELNKIFMETIPVLPVMYRPTQYYQFSTKYWTNFPTEENPYAPPQILIVAAGIKALWGIKPVK; via the coding sequence ATGAGCTTATCAATGACGTTTTCTCGATTCTTTTTCAAGGGATTGCTGGCCCTAACGAGCCTAACCTTATTCGCATGCAATGAGGAATCCAAGGAAGTCGCCGAAAAAGACAATTCCGACTATCCTCGCATGGAAACCCTTTATATTGGAGGCTTCGACTGGGCTCCCCCCTCCAACTTCAACCCCCTGAATTACGACCCCAATTTCCCGATTGACGGCAACTGCCGTTTGTCTTACGAAGCCCTGTTGGCATTTAACCAGTTGAGTGGTGAACTGGAACCCATGCTCGCCGACAGCTACACGGTCAGCGACAGCTCCATTTCCGTCCATCTGGACACTCGCGCCAAATGGAACAACGGCCAACCGGTCACTGTGGACGACGTCATCTACACATTCCAGATTGACTCCATTCTCCCCACCCCCCGCCATGGCAACTGGGAATACCTGAGCAAGGTTACTGCAGACAACAACAACAATGTGACTTTCCACTACGGCAAAATCAAGAATCCGCTCATCATCTTGAACGCCCTTGCCGAAACATCCATCTTGCCCAAGTCCATTTTTGAACCGCTAATCCAATCGGCCAAGTCAGGAAAGACCTACGACATGGCAAAGATTACCGAATTCAAGAATGACTCCGCCCTTGTGATTTCCGGCCCCTATGAACTCAAGTCCTACTCTCCGGAACAAATTGTTTTGGAAAGAAACGACAACTACTGGGGCAACGTAAAGTACAACGGCAAGAAGCCCGCACCCAAGTTCATCATCCATTCCCTCTACAATGGCAACAACCACTTCAACAGCGCCATGACCAAGGGTAACCTGGACATTTCCTCCGTGTTCCTGCCCCGCATTTGGGACAAGGCTCGCGATAGCATCCGCGCCTGGAGCCGTAACGAACCTTACCACCAGCCGGGTTCCATCACCACCCTCATTATTGCCCATCACGCAGAACCATTCAACGACGTAGCCATCCGCCGCGCCATGATGCATGCAATCAACTTTGAAAAAATCAAGTCCAGGGCAGTATCCAACTACACTCCCGCAGTGCAGCCTGGCTTCATTCTCCCCTTCGGAATTGAATCCAAGTATTTCAACAAGGAAGATGCCGAAAAGTACGGTTACAGCTACGATATTGAAAAAGCAAAGTCTATTCTTTCCGATGCAGGCTACAGCTGGGACAGCGAAGGCAAGCTCTTGAACAAGAAGGGCGAACCTGTCCGTAGTTTCACTATCGAATGCCCCCAAGGCTGGACCGACTGGGAAGACGCAATCAAGGTTGTGGTTGAATCCTTCAACGAAATCGGTCTTTCTGCCGAAGAAAAGTTTGTGGACTACGGTGCCTGGGACAAGGACCTTCGTCTTGGATCCTTCGACCTGGCCATGAAGACCCAAACCGCAGAATTGTCCGCAGCATCACCTTGGAATCGCTTTGAACAGTTTATGGGCAAGTTCTCCTACAAGCCCGTAGGTGAAGAAGCCTTTGCAAACCAGGGCCGCTACAAGAACGACGATGCCTACAAGCTGATTTCCGACATTCCGGCCATGACCGAAGAAAAGGACCTGGTTGCAGCCTACAGAGAACTGAACAAGATCTTCATGGAAACCATTCCTGTGCTTCCGGTGATGTACCGTCCCACACAATACTACCAATTCTCTACCAAGTATTGGACCAACTTCCCCACCGAAGAAAACCCCTACGCGCCGCCTCAAATTCTAATCGTAGCAGCGGGTATTAAGGCTCTTTGGGGAATCAAGCCGGTTAAGTAA
- a CDS encoding LysM peptidoglycan-binding domain-containing protein, with the protein MRLFKCASICLGFSALLASAYIVKEGDTLWDLSDEFLQDPFAWPDLWENNRHIQDPHWIYPGDSIYLGDSTREEQALSEAPKKSKHPCEAAVADTNLPKGVTSVGCDEDDSRNSEFENMLGDLRSKDKKDKKKKKEEDAYYYKKRSAPKLFNGYYQVLAPEIYTLDSLKKDSSFFSIISGEKKVPLIHLPETEVVVGIGKKTNPNLKKGDLVEIIDARAIDVPASKGKSFDKYALLRLSGLAKITAIGDTLSRAQIMQSFREIRINQSKARLKKPLNPINVSGYTEEKAAKMDSLAMIRYAMDPMLIIGAYAYVLIDKGASQGYNTGDAVAVWDEDKSDATLPPRLIGRGIITRAAEKEAAVLIREVYSNSRRIEMGHKVSITHRANVVK; encoded by the coding sequence ATGCGACTTTTTAAATGTGCATCCATCTGTCTCGGCTTTTCAGCCCTTTTGGCATCTGCCTACATCGTCAAAGAAGGCGACACTCTTTGGGACTTGAGCGATGAATTCCTCCAGGACCCGTTCGCCTGGCCGGACCTTTGGGAAAATAACCGCCACATCCAGGACCCCCACTGGATTTACCCGGGCGACTCCATTTACCTGGGCGACAGCACCCGAGAAGAACAGGCTCTGTCTGAAGCTCCTAAAAAGAGCAAGCATCCCTGCGAAGCCGCTGTGGCAGACACAAACCTGCCCAAGGGCGTAACTTCCGTTGGATGCGACGAAGACGATTCCCGTAATTCTGAATTCGAAAACATGCTGGGCGACCTGCGTAGCAAGGACAAGAAGGACAAGAAAAAGAAGAAGGAAGAGGACGCCTATTATTATAAGAAGCGTTCCGCACCTAAGCTTTTCAATGGCTACTATCAGGTTTTGGCCCCCGAAATCTATACGTTGGACTCTCTGAAGAAGGACAGTTCCTTCTTCTCGATCATCTCCGGCGAAAAGAAGGTTCCCCTGATTCACCTTCCCGAAACAGAAGTCGTGGTCGGAATCGGCAAAAAGACCAACCCCAACTTGAAGAAGGGTGACCTGGTTGAAATCATTGACGCTCGCGCCATCGACGTTCCAGCCTCCAAGGGCAAGAGTTTCGACAAGTACGCACTGCTCAGACTTTCCGGTTTGGCAAAGATTACCGCCATTGGCGACACTTTGTCTAGAGCACAGATCATGCAGAGTTTCCGAGAAATTCGCATCAACCAGTCCAAGGCCCGTCTGAAGAAGCCTCTTAATCCGATCAACGTATCTGGCTATACCGAAGAAAAGGCTGCCAAGATGGATTCCCTAGCCATGATTCGTTACGCAATGGACCCCATGCTTATCATTGGTGCCTATGCTTACGTTCTGATCGATAAGGGAGCAAGCCAAGGCTACAATACCGGCGACGCAGTTGCCGTGTGGGATGAAGACAAGTCCGATGCCACCTTGCCGCCTCGTTTGATTGGCCGAGGAATCATTACTAGAGCAGCCGAGAAGGAAGCTGCTGTACTTATCCGCGAAGTGTACTCCAACAGCCGCCGCATCGAAATGGGTCACAAGGTTTCCATCACCCATCGAGCCAACGTGGTTAAGTGA
- a CDS encoding CDP-alcohol phosphatidyltransferase family protein, producing MMGKSRFILPNAFTSMNFLLGVFAICWATGAFSSFTTSDPIRMASYFIVLCVLLDKLDGFAARLVNASSEFGAQFDSLADLIAFGVAPAFTLFFTYKTMAPEWFQSNAVLLIVAFSIYVLCAAMRLAKYNACDSDTYHHHFSGLPSTFAGAINAILVVYLKSKGLFANTESAMIYIPVFVMLITGLLMVSPLFLPKLQPRKNVAFNAFQGFLIVVTYICGFTFVSEKIPFVTEYLLLLMACYIVIGFSLGLIQRKKIIAEAMAEKK from the coding sequence ATGATGGGTAAATCTCGTTTCATTTTGCCGAACGCATTCACTAGCATGAATTTCCTGCTGGGCGTTTTCGCTATCTGCTGGGCAACTGGAGCATTCAGTTCCTTTACTACTTCCGACCCCATCCGTATGGCTTCGTATTTCATCGTCCTTTGCGTTCTCCTGGACAAACTGGATGGTTTTGCCGCACGCCTGGTAAACGCCAGTTCCGAATTCGGCGCCCAGTTCGACAGTCTGGCCGATTTGATCGCATTTGGCGTAGCCCCGGCATTCACCCTGTTCTTTACCTACAAGACCATGGCACCGGAATGGTTCCAGTCCAATGCAGTTCTGCTGATTGTTGCATTCTCCATCTACGTACTCTGTGCGGCAATGCGCTTGGCTAAGTACAACGCCTGCGACTCCGACACATATCACCACCATTTCTCCGGATTGCCTTCCACCTTTGCAGGCGCAATTAACGCCATTCTGGTGGTCTATCTGAAATCTAAGGGTCTGTTCGCCAACACCGAAAGCGCAATGATCTACATTCCCGTTTTCGTAATGCTGATTACAGGTCTCCTGATGGTAAGTCCGCTGTTCTTGCCCAAGCTCCAGCCCCGCAAGAATGTGGCATTCAACGCCTTCCAGGGATTCCTCATTGTAGTCACCTACATCTGCGGTTTCACTTTCGTGTCCGAAAAGATCCCCTTCGTCACCGAATACCTGCTGCTCCTCATGGCCTGCTACATCGTCATCGGTTTCAGCCTGGGCCTTATTCAGCGCAAGAAGATCATTGCCGAAGCAATGGCAGAAAAGAAATAG
- a CDS encoding AAA family ATPase has translation MESARKIINLFLKNSYSGNELKAELYKAGVAAQEEGWTFMDASFQLGGKARDEGMDGDEVEQTLRRAFSAEKRSSERVEPTPAQQQAPGTATPAPENAAAAQTVAMPIISPLSAGMISMEQMLALGLDTQSMELLQNFKIDPEALSIPWPAADWRKDLAKLLEVTFEADETIEFKISNTPNSTEEVVSNIVGQDDSIKKIMKSLDSPEGALLCINATKGGADATDESWHYRYVVVDNPKMSLAKQLAYYKALNLPCAALVNTGANSVQAWVKILANDEEEYNERVDFLFKTLDSQGFKVDASNRNPHMMVRMPGVLRGGKQQYLIGLDQGAKNFKEWQEWVEYSLDGKPLIELASDTEEAPKKDQTIVENMLRTGEFFLFTAPPKSGKSLALMDLGLSICYGEDWFGNTTTSNDVLFINFELTKSVFLNRLYMLGAKRDLNASTPKFGFLNLRGTALSPIETAQLIAKRIQGAKKLENHDYKVVVIDPISAVLHNPKSTRLNGAPHQILMQMIDTIIALTGCAVVSSCNLDEYPYLEARADSVMRLTPVEGSLNMYQINGNFREFPKMLARECSWIYPRFFV, from the coding sequence ATGGAAAGCGCAAGAAAAATTATCAACCTGTTTCTGAAGAATTCCTACAGCGGAAATGAGCTGAAGGCAGAACTGTACAAAGCAGGCGTTGCTGCCCAGGAAGAAGGCTGGACCTTTATGGACGCCAGCTTCCAGCTGGGTGGAAAAGCCCGTGATGAAGGTATGGACGGCGACGAAGTCGAACAGACCCTTCGTCGAGCATTCTCTGCAGAAAAAAGATCTTCTGAACGTGTCGAGCCCACTCCCGCTCAACAACAAGCACCTGGCACAGCGACTCCTGCCCCAGAAAACGCAGCTGCAGCTCAAACGGTAGCCATGCCGATTATTTCCCCGCTTTCCGCGGGAATGATTTCCATGGAACAAATGCTTGCTCTGGGTCTAGACACCCAGTCCATGGAACTGTTGCAGAACTTCAAGATTGATCCGGAAGCGCTTTCTATTCCATGGCCCGCAGCTGACTGGCGTAAGGACCTCGCAAAGCTTCTGGAAGTCACCTTTGAAGCAGACGAAACCATTGAATTCAAGATTTCAAACACCCCAAACAGCACCGAGGAAGTAGTATCCAACATTGTCGGTCAGGATGACTCTATCAAGAAAATCATGAAGAGTCTCGACAGTCCCGAGGGCGCGCTTCTCTGCATTAACGCAACCAAGGGTGGGGCAGACGCCACAGATGAAAGCTGGCATTACCGCTATGTAGTTGTGGACAATCCCAAAATGTCCCTGGCCAAGCAGTTGGCTTACTACAAGGCACTAAACCTCCCCTGCGCCGCCTTGGTCAACACAGGCGCAAACTCCGTGCAAGCCTGGGTAAAGATTCTTGCCAACGACGAAGAAGAATACAACGAACGCGTGGACTTCCTCTTCAAGACTCTGGATTCCCAAGGATTTAAGGTAGATGCATCAAACCGCAATCCCCACATGATGGTTCGCATGCCGGGCGTTCTCCGTGGTGGCAAGCAGCAGTATCTCATCGGCCTTGACCAGGGCGCTAAAAACTTCAAGGAATGGCAGGAATGGGTGGAATATTCCCTAGATGGAAAGCCCCTTATTGAACTCGCCAGCGATACAGAAGAAGCTCCCAAGAAGGACCAGACCATCGTGGAAAACATGCTCCGTACCGGAGAATTTTTCCTGTTCACGGCTCCTCCTAAGAGCGGCAAATCTCTGGCTCTTATGGACCTCGGCCTTTCTATCTGCTATGGCGAAGACTGGTTTGGAAACACAACCACATCAAACGACGTCCTTTTCATCAACTTTGAATTGACCAAGTCCGTATTCCTAAACCGTCTTTACATGTTGGGCGCTAAACGTGACCTAAACGCCAGCACCCCTAAATTTGGTTTCTTGAATTTACGTGGTACAGCACTTTCTCCCATTGAAACCGCCCAGCTCATCGCAAAGCGTATCCAGGGAGCGAAGAAGCTTGAAAATCACGACTACAAGGTCGTGGTCATCGACCCCATTTCGGCAGTACTTCACAACCCGAAGTCCACCCGTCTGAATGGTGCCCCCCACCAGATTCTGATGCAGATGATCGACACCATCATCGCCCTTACTGGCTGCGCCGTGGTCTCCAGTTGCAACCTGGACGAATATCCCTACCTGGAAGCCCGCGCCGACTCCGTCATGCGCTTGACACCTGTGGAAGGCAGTCTGAACATGTACCAGATTAACGGCAACTTCCGTGAATTCCCCAAGATGCTAGCAAGGGAATGTTCCTGGATTTACCCCAGGTTCTTTGTATAA
- a CDS encoding HAMP domain-containing histidine kinase: MQVSRNNLLFILLFAGGIILPTAILAFLSFRNIQNEAFLAQKNFDESRGSFQAEIEDAVIKEQNKIYQETKTASLFLYEQPQGLLDFGHATEFKSVEGIEAIFLFNKGSLIYPDISSRHFRKSLEFSTLTPSGIEKSLFQAEQNIKGESAQSAYQNRVARSMRPITMIFETKEDQVQNILGLIRYNYRNKKYDEALKLLEILEKQHHLQGYLHADLTHSINLLHFEILVQQKKHQEAQEYCLSVLKQFLESNSIEDISSSKFFFETAFTQILSFENLQSDKREAFWNLRENFNRQLGYMDILFKHKDLFQEILESEAVAKEGILYSHDNDISLFKMSYPILSGDQVVIAKIDKEAYQERLLSKLKTVAQSWKNIPFAITDKNEKVLLGTILDSTAVLNQTSLTDAFGWEFTLYEKDMQDIKAETRHRMFLLYGLMLFALITVIFGSVFMFRFIAQERKLLSMKANFLSSVSHELKTPLTSIKMFAEMMARGRVQKVEKVQEYSGLIGKEASRLENLIGAILNYTRMEHGTGAFKWEKLDFSICARKVFDAVEDIGVEKGMEFHTHFEPNVFVMGDYTALYSLCQNLIENAIKYTNAPGEISVDVHSEDNMVVFSVTDTGVGIASAEQKNIFNDFYRVGDEMTRSTKGSGLGLAIVKRVAETHRATISLISKPGKGSTFTVKFKRAE; this comes from the coding sequence ATGCAGGTTTCGCGCAACAATCTGCTTTTCATCCTTTTATTTGCGGGGGGTATTATCCTGCCCACCGCAATTCTTGCTTTTTTAAGTTTTAGAAATATTCAAAACGAAGCCTTCCTTGCCCAAAAGAACTTCGACGAAAGTCGAGGCTCTTTCCAGGCTGAAATTGAAGACGCAGTCATCAAGGAACAGAACAAGATTTACCAGGAGACCAAGACGGCCTCCCTGTTCCTGTACGAGCAACCTCAAGGACTTCTTGACTTCGGCCACGCCACAGAATTCAAATCCGTAGAAGGCATTGAAGCCATTTTCCTGTTCAACAAAGGTTCCCTGATCTACCCGGATATTTCCTCTAGGCATTTCCGAAAATCCCTGGAATTTTCGACGTTAACCCCATCAGGCATCGAGAAGAGCCTTTTCCAAGCAGAACAGAACATCAAAGGGGAATCTGCCCAGTCTGCCTACCAAAACCGGGTAGCACGGTCGATGCGTCCCATCACCATGATCTTCGAGACAAAGGAAGACCAAGTTCAAAATATCCTCGGTCTGATTCGATACAATTATCGAAACAAAAAATACGACGAGGCCTTGAAGCTGCTCGAAATTCTCGAAAAGCAGCATCACCTTCAAGGTTATCTTCATGCGGACTTAACCCACTCTATCAACCTGTTGCATTTTGAAATTCTCGTTCAACAGAAGAAGCACCAGGAAGCTCAAGAATACTGCCTTTCCGTACTAAAGCAGTTCCTAGAATCAAACAGCATTGAAGACATTTCCTCTTCAAAGTTTTTCTTTGAAACCGCCTTTACCCAAATTTTGTCCTTTGAAAACCTTCAAAGCGACAAGCGCGAAGCTTTCTGGAATCTTCGAGAAAACTTCAATAGACAGCTCGGCTACATGGATATCCTGTTCAAGCACAAAGACCTGTTCCAGGAAATTCTTGAAAGTGAGGCGGTTGCCAAGGAAGGAATTCTCTACAGCCACGACAATGACATATCCTTGTTCAAGATGTCCTACCCCATTCTTTCTGGGGACCAGGTTGTCATAGCCAAGATTGACAAGGAAGCCTACCAAGAACGTCTTCTTAGCAAGTTGAAAACCGTGGCACAAAGCTGGAAAAACATTCCCTTTGCCATTACTGATAAGAACGAAAAAGTTCTCCTAGGAACAATCCTAGACAGCACCGCGGTTCTTAACCAGACTTCCTTGACCGACGCCTTTGGTTGGGAATTTACTTTGTACGAAAAAGACATGCAGGACATCAAGGCAGAAACGCGCCACCGCATGTTCCTCCTGTACGGTCTAATGCTATTCGCATTGATTACGGTCATATTCGGTTCCGTCTTTATGTTCCGTTTCATCGCGCAAGAAAGAAAGTTGCTCTCCATGAAAGCAAACTTTTTGTCCAGCGTTTCCCATGAGTTGAAAACGCCTCTCACCTCTATCAAGATGTTCGCCGAGATGATGGCTAGAGGCCGCGTGCAAAAAGTCGAAAAAGTGCAGGAATATTCCGGCCTTATTGGCAAGGAAGCTTCCCGCCTAGAAAATTTGATTGGAGCCATTCTAAATTACACCCGCATGGAACACGGTACAGGCGCATTCAAGTGGGAAAAGTTGGACTTTTCCATTTGTGCAAGAAAGGTCTTTGACGCAGTCGAGGATATCGGCGTAGAAAAAGGCATGGAATTCCATACACATTTTGAGCCCAACGTCTTTGTCATGGGAGACTATACCGCATTATACAGCCTTTGTCAAAACCTGATCGAAAATGCAATCAAGTATACCAACGCACCCGGCGAAATATCGGTAGACGTTCATAGCGAAGACAACATGGTTGTATTTTCCGTAACTGACACCGGTGTCGGCATTGCCTCGGCAGAACAAAAGAATATATTTAATGATTTCTATAGAGTCGGGGATGAAATGACCCGAAGCACAAAGGGGTCGGGACTTGGGTTAGCCATCGTAAAACGAGTGGCAGAAACCCACCGGGCAACAATATCACTCATAAGCAAGCCCGGTAAGGGATCCACGTTCACCGTCAAATTTAAGAGGGCAGAATAA
- a CDS encoding glutamine--tRNA ligase/YqeY domain fusion protein — MDIPESSNFIQDIIVNDLQTGKRNKVLTRFPPEPNGYIHIGHAKSICLNFGTAQKFGGFTNLRFDDTNPTKEDVEYVDSIREDVKWLGFQWKEEFFASDYYDQIYAFAEKMIEMGKAYVEDLTRDEMQEYRGNDAGKPSKPSPYRDRSVEENMKLFREMRDGKYADGEKCLRAKVDLSSPNMNMRDPVIYRTKHCTHHRTGDKWCIYPMYDFAHPISDWIEGITHSICTLEFEAHRPLYDWFLIELGLENRPQQIEFSRLNLTYTMMSKRKLLELVETKAVLGWNDPRMPTVCGFRRRGFTPSSIREFCSRIGVSKAESMVDVNLLYFCIREELNQSAKRAMAVIDPVKVVIDNWEDGKVEMVEVENNPNDPNAGTRMVPFSKELYIEAEDFMEEPPKKYFRLKPEGEVRLKGAYFVTCKSVEKDADGKVTVIHCEYDPLSKGGESPDGRKVKGTIHWVSAAHAVDAEVRLIDNLFTLEDPSDVPEGEDWHSYLNPESMVIKQAKLEPSLADAKMEDRFQFLRLGYFCLDSDDSKPGHLVFNRTVGLKDSFNPAK; from the coding sequence ATGGACATTCCTGAATCTTCGAATTTTATTCAAGACATTATCGTCAACGACTTGCAGACCGGCAAGCGCAACAAGGTGCTGACCCGTTTCCCTCCGGAACCTAACGGCTACATCCACATCGGCCATGCCAAGTCCATTTGCCTGAACTTCGGTACCGCCCAGAAGTTTGGCGGTTTCACCAACCTCCGCTTCGACGACACCAACCCCACCAAGGAAGACGTGGAATACGTGGATTCCATCCGCGAAGACGTGAAGTGGCTGGGCTTCCAGTGGAAGGAAGAATTCTTTGCTTCCGACTACTACGATCAGATTTACGCCTTCGCAGAAAAGATGATTGAAATGGGCAAGGCCTACGTTGAAGACCTGACCCGCGACGAAATGCAGGAATACCGCGGAAACGATGCCGGTAAGCCTTCCAAGCCGTCTCCGTACCGTGACCGTAGCGTTGAAGAAAATATGAAGCTGTTCCGCGAAATGCGTGACGGCAAGTACGCCGATGGCGAAAAGTGCCTCCGCGCAAAGGTGGACCTTTCTAGCCCCAACATGAACATGCGCGACCCGGTGATCTACCGTACCAAGCACTGCACTCACCACCGCACTGGCGACAAGTGGTGCATCTACCCCATGTACGACTTCGCTCACCCCATCAGCGACTGGATCGAAGGCATTACCCACTCCATCTGTACTCTTGAATTTGAAGCCCATCGCCCGCTGTACGATTGGTTCCTCATTGAACTGGGCCTGGAAAACCGCCCCCAGCAGATTGAATTCTCCCGCCTGAACCTGACCTACACCATGATGAGTAAGCGTAAGCTTCTTGAACTGGTGGAAACCAAGGCTGTTCTTGGCTGGAACGACCCCCGTATGCCCACGGTCTGCGGTTTCCGTCGTCGTGGCTTTACCCCCAGCTCCATCCGCGAATTCTGCAGCCGCATTGGCGTATCCAAGGCAGAATCCATGGTGGACGTGAACTTGCTTTACTTCTGCATTCGCGAAGAACTGAACCAGAGCGCCAAGCGTGCCATGGCAGTCATCGACCCGGTGAAGGTTGTTATCGACAACTGGGAAGACGGCAAGGTGGAAATGGTGGAAGTGGAAAACAACCCCAACGATCCTAACGCAGGCACCCGCATGGTTCCGTTCTCCAAGGAACTGTACATCGAAGCCGAAGACTTCATGGAAGAACCTCCCAAGAAGTACTTCCGCCTGAAGCCGGAAGGCGAAGTCCGTTTGAAGGGCGCCTACTTCGTTACCTGCAAGAGCGTCGAAAAGGATGCCGATGGCAAGGTGACCGTTATCCACTGCGAATACGATCCGCTGTCCAAGGGTGGCGAATCTCCCGATGGCCGCAAGGTGAAGGGCACCATCCACTGGGTGAGCGCCGCTCACGCTGTGGACGCCGAAGTCCGCCTCATCGATAATTTGTTCACACTGGAAGATCCGTCCGATGTTCCCGAAGGCGAAGATTGGCACAGCTACCTGAATCCTGAATCCATGGTGATTAAGCAGGCCAAGCTGGAACCCAGCCTGGCTGACGCCAAGATGGAAGACCGCTTCCAGTTCCTGCGTCTCGGCTACTTCTGCCTGGATTCTGACGATTCCAAGCCGGGCCACCTGGTGTTCAACCGCACCGTCGGTCTGAAGGATTCCTTCAATCCCGCGAAGTAA
- the cysK gene encoding cysteine synthase A, which yields MALYNSILETIGNTPLVRINKLNKGEAEVYVKLEMFNPLGSAKDRVALEMIEAAEKEGKLKPGALIIEPTSGNTGVGLAYVGAVKGYKVVLTMPDSMSMERRMLLKSLGAEVVLTEGAKGMAGCIEKANEIAAANPGSFIPQQFENPANPAAHYKTTGPEIWRDTEGRVDVFIATAGTGGTVSGTAKYLKEKNPNLYVIAIEPDDSPMITKGVSGPHKIQGIGANFIPKIYDPKVVDEVYLTSTEKAGSAARAAAAEEGIFVGISSGAALECALTVAKRPEFKGKRIVALLPDTGERYLSTWLWNE from the coding sequence ATGGCTCTCTACAACAGCATTCTCGAAACCATTGGTAATACACCTCTTGTACGCATCAATAAGCTGAACAAGGGTGAAGCTGAAGTTTACGTTAAACTTGAAATGTTCAACCCTCTGGGCAGTGCCAAGGACCGCGTAGCCCTCGAGATGATTGAAGCTGCCGAGAAGGAAGGCAAGCTGAAACCTGGAGCGTTGATTATTGAACCCACCAGCGGAAACACCGGCGTGGGCCTTGCCTACGTGGGCGCCGTAAAAGGCTACAAGGTGGTGCTTACCATGCCCGATTCCATGAGCATGGAACGCCGTATGCTTTTGAAGTCTCTGGGTGCAGAAGTTGTATTGACAGAAGGCGCCAAGGGCATGGCCGGCTGCATCGAGAAGGCAAATGAAATCGCCGCAGCAAATCCGGGAAGTTTCATCCCTCAGCAGTTCGAAAATCCCGCAAATCCGGCAGCCCACTATAAGACCACGGGCCCCGAAATCTGGCGTGATACCGAGGGCAGGGTGGACGTGTTTATTGCGACCGCAGGCACCGGCGGAACCGTCAGTGGCACCGCAAAATACCTGAAGGAAAAGAATCCTAATTTGTATGTAATTGCCATCGAACCGGACGATTCTCCCATGATTACCAAGGGCGTTTCTGGTCCCCATAAGATTCAGGGCATCGGTGCAAACTTTATCCCCAAGATTTACGATCCCAAGGTGGTTGACGAAGTGTACCTGACTAGCACCGAAAAGGCTGGCTCCGCGGCTCGTGCCGCTGCGGCCGAAGAAGGTATTTTCGTAGGAATTTCCTCTGGTGCGGCATTGGAATGCGCACTTACCGTGGCTAAGCGCCCAGAATTCAAGGGCAAGCGCATTGTAGCCCTCCTTCCCGACACTGGCGAACGTTACCTCAGCACCTGGTTGTGGAACGAGTAA
- a CDS encoding response regulator transcription factor, producing the protein MEDNYKILIVEDEEIIRFGLQDNFEMENYIVETANDGEEAIEKADSFQPHLILLDLMIPKKSGFEVCRYIRKKHPECYIIMLTAKTEETSKVAGLEMGADDYVTKPFSILELLARVKAFLRRLETQKAVAAPAQTPDVLDFLNIHVDFKKFEATKAGVPLDLTTREFQVIKYFWQHRGEVVLREDILKEIWGYNDDNMPTTRTIDNHIVNLRKKIEDDQTNPKIIISVRGAGYKFDV; encoded by the coding sequence ATGGAAGACAACTACAAAATCCTAATCGTTGAAGACGAAGAGATTATCCGTTTCGGATTGCAAGACAACTTCGAAATGGAAAACTACATCGTCGAAACTGCCAATGACGGTGAAGAAGCCATCGAAAAGGCGGATTCCTTCCAGCCACACTTAATCCTTCTGGACTTGATGATTCCCAAGAAGAGCGGTTTTGAGGTTTGCCGATACATTCGCAAGAAGCATCCCGAATGCTATATCATCATGTTGACCGCGAAAACCGAGGAAACAAGCAAGGTGGCAGGTCTTGAAATGGGCGCCGACGACTATGTAACAAAGCCGTTCTCCATCCTGGAACTTTTGGCACGAGTCAAGGCATTCTTGCGCCGTCTCGAAACTCAAAAGGCTGTGGCCGCACCAGCCCAGACACCCGACGTCCTGGATTTCCTCAACATCCATGTGGACTTCAAGAAGTTCGAGGCAACCAAGGCCGGAGTCCCTCTAGATTTGACAACTCGCGAATTCCAGGTAATCAAGTATTTCTGGCAACACCGTGGTGAAGTCGTTCTTCGAGAAGATATCCTCAAGGAAATTTGGGGATACAACGACGACAACATGCCCACCACTAGAACAATCGATAATCATATCGTCAACCTCCGAAAGAAAATCGAAGACGACCAAACCAACCCGAAGATCATCATCTCGGTTCGCGGAGCAGGCTACAAGTTCGATGTCTAG